The following nucleotide sequence is from Salvia miltiorrhiza cultivar Shanhuang (shh) chromosome 7, IMPLAD_Smil_shh, whole genome shotgun sequence.
CtagtttctatcataagaatcCCACTTCGAAGTTTGCTTAAATTTGCATTTTCATGGTACCAACTTTAGGTGGGGTCAAGTTTTCATTTTGGATGCTCTTTCCAAGTATAAAGCAGTGGATGCTCGTGAAGCTGAAAACATAGTGGAGCGAGTTACACCTCGATTACAGCATGCAAATTGTGCTGTTGTTCTTTCAGCTGTCAAGGTTATATTTCTTCTTccttaatattatattattggGTATAATGACAAAAGAGTCTTCGCACCTTATTGTGCGATGGAAGCTAGTTCTTTTTCATTGCACCATGAAACTTCTGCAACAAAAGAGTCTTTGACTTGTGTTTCTCTTCGCCTCCCATTCTTTAGTGGAGCGGCTGTGAGTTACACCTCGATAACTGCATGCATGCTTTTGTTTTTTAGCCGTCTCTGCCTTCCAGAGAGTCTTCCCACCTTATTGTGCAATGGAAGCTAGTTCTTTTGCATTGCACCATGGAATTTCTGCGATATAGGTGTCATTATGTGTTTCTCTCCCATACCATTCTTTATCTTGTTTACTGCATCAATTCCCAATTCATATAATATTAGAAGTTGTTTCTTCTTtgtatattataactataattGCCTTTTTTGGAATATATAAATATTGCAGATGATTCTTTTGCAAATGGAACTGATTACCAGCACAGATGTAGTCAGAAACCTTTGCAAGAAAATGGCCCCGCCTCTTGTGACACTGCTTTCTGCTGAACCAGAGATTCAGTATGTTGCATTGCGAAACATAAACCTTATTGTGCAAAAGCGTCCCACTATTCTTGCCCATGAAATCAAGGTAATTGAGATGGTGTTTCCTCACTTGTGCAAAATTACACTCTTTTTCTAATTTGATAATTTGGTGTTGGAAGTAAACCCACAATTGCTGTTTTCTTTGCCATAAAGGTGTTCTTCTGCAAATACAATGATCCAATTTATGTGAAGATGGAAAAATTGGAAATCATGATAAAGCTTGCTTCAGACAGGAATATTGACCAAGTAAGTTGATTTTGGTTCCAGTACACGCCACACTATACTATCATTGCACAAACTGGAATCATTGGAAGTGTATTAGAAATGGGGTCgttaaccccccccccccccccaacgcacacacacacacacacaggaGGTACTGTTTAATCCATCATCCATCATAACTGTCTTTTTCTGTGCACTTTCAGGTCCTATTAGAATTCAAAGAATATGCTACAGAAGTAGATGTAGATTTTGTCAGAAAAGCTGTCCGTGCTATCGGACGATGCGCAATCAAGTTAGAGAGAGCAGCTGAGCGTTGTATTAGTGTCTTACTTGAGTTGATCAAGATCAAAGTAAACTATGTTGTTCAAGAAGCTATAATTGTGATCAAAGATATATTTAGGAGATATCCAAACACGTATGTCACTGCATTTTTTCATAACTTGTTATCAATATGCATGTTCATGGAGTACGAATTTAAACAATTTTGCTTCCTTCAGTTACGAGTCCATAATTGCTACACTTTGTGAGAGCTTAGACACCTTGGATGAGCCAGAGGCAAAGGTACTTAACAGGACATAGATCTTTTGACAACCCTTCTGAATGTTTTCTTCAAGGGGTAATCACTTTGAGCTTCGATATCTCATAACTCTATCTCTGCAGGCATCAATGATCTGGATAATTGGTGAATATGCTGAGAGAATTGATAATGCCGATGAGCTTTTGGAAAGCTTTTTGGAAACTTTCCCGGAGGAACCTCCACAAGTCCAATTGCAATTGCTAACAGCAACGGTTAAACTTTTCCTTAAGAAGCCCACTGAAGGCCCACAGCAGATGATACAGGTGTTTCTTCTAGATCGTCTGTATCTTATGCATACCCTCAATTGGTAGCTGTAAATTCAGCTTAATCCACCGGTTTTGTGATAAGCTGGACCCAATGCCACCATTGCACATATTGATAACGCTTCTCTCTTGTCCGTTCTTTGGTTGTATGAAAAGATAGTGAAAGAAACATTTTGAAATGTGAAATAAATATTTGGCCTTAGAGCAAGGAAGAAGTCGGATCAAAAGAGCGACAAATTTATTTGCTGTACTTGTTTTACTAAGCGTATTTGGAACTAACCTACAGCCTTGTTCTCATTACTAGGTTGTTCTGAATAATGCAACTGTTGAGACTGATAACCCAGATCTTAGAGATCGTGCATACATATATTGGCGACTCCTCTCAACTGATCCAGAGGTATGCAAGTGGTTCTTCTTTAGTTCTGAAGCCAGCTTCTCCTTTACATCTTAATTTTTAGCACTAGTGAtctggagaaaaaaaaatgtacttcCTGAAATTTGGTTAACATGTGCACGTTTGATATTAGTGGAAAGCTTTTGAATTGGGAGGGTGAAACCTTAGTTGTATTTTAATCATTGGATGCATTGTGGTCCTCAGTTATCTGAACATTATTTCATTTCTTGTTGTGCATTTGAAGTTTCTGTGTCCAGTTCCTGCTTTTTCTGTTTTAATGTGGTGTAGCCATTTGTGTGCTGTTGTTTGTTGGTTGGACCCTGGAGTGCCTGCTTAACGTTGAGTATTTGGTTCGAATGCTATATTAAATCATTTTGCTTGTTTTTTGACATAGAAATGGCTTCAGCTTATGTATGTTTGTACGGCACCTCTCTAGCCTGTATTATTGTCTGTATCATTTTATTAGATCTGCACCTAGGCATGGGATAGAGTTTTCTCTGCTTGTGCAAGTAAAGTTTTCCTTCGACTTTTCAGGCAGCAAAGGATGTTGTCTTAGCTGAAAAGCCTGTGATTAGTGATGACTCTAATCAACTTGACCCGTCTCTCCTGGATGAGCTTCTTGCCAACATTGCCACATTGTCCTCCGTCTACCACAAGCCACCTGATGCATTCGTGACTCGTGTGAAAACCATTCAGAAAACAGAGGAAGAGGAGTACCCTGATGGCGAAGGAGGCTATTCCGAGTCTCCGGCTCATGCAGCTGCTACAGGTGCATCGCCACCACAAACCACAAGTAATGCGCAAGCCTCTGCTGGAAGGTCACAGGCTGCTGCTCCTGCACCTGTGCCTGATTTGCTTGACCTGATGGGCATGGATAATAGTAGTGCCATTGTAGCAGCTGATCCCACGACCCCAGCTGGGTATGTCTATTATATTTCTGTCAATTTTTTATGATTAGATTTCATTTAAGGACATGATTGAGTAGTCGTTTCATTGAACTGTACCTTTCACTGTAGACCCCCCTTGCCAGTTGTATTACCCGCAGCTACTAGTCAAGGCCTACAAATAAATGCTCAGCTGATAAGAAGAGATGGCCAGATATTCTACAGCATGTTACTCGAGAACAATTCTCAGGTTCCACTTGATGGGTTTATGATCCAGTTCAACAAGAACACATTTGGCCTTGCAGCAGGTGGACCTCTGCAGGTAATTGTAATGATGTTTTGTATTCTGTACTTATATGTTATATCTCATCTATACTGTCAGTGAGCTAATATCACATTTCAATCAGGTTCCACAAATACAACCTGGGACATCTGCGAGCACTCTTTTGCCTATGGTTTTGTTCCAGAACGTATCTCCTGGTCCGCCAAATTCACTTCTACAGGTTGCTGTGAAAAATAATCAGCAACCTGTGTGGTATTTCAATGACAAAATTCCATTGTCTGTATTATTTGCAGAAGATGGAAGAATGGAGCGATCCTCATTTCTCGAGGTATGGGTGTTCTGAATCTGTGTAGTATTCAATGTTAGGATTAGTATTTGCTAAGAATATTGTAGTTTGCACTCTGCATTTGCTGACATCGGGTGTTTCATCTCTTGATATTATATTTGTCTGATCCACTTCCAATAGCTTATTGTGGGAACTAACGTTTTTTCTCCTGCCAATTACCCAGACATGGAAATCTTTACCTGATTCTAATGAGATCTCCAAGGACTTCCCGACAGTTGTGATGACTAGCGTCGAAGCAACTTTAGACCGGCTggctgcatccaacatgttcTTCATTGCCAAGCGCAAGCACTCAAATCAGGACGTGTTGTATCTCTCGGCCAAGATTCCCCGAGGCATCCCTTTCCTGATTGAACTTACAGCAGCCATTGGCGTCCCTGGCCTCAAATGCGCAATAAAAACTACAGGTCCAGAAATGGCTCCTCTTTTCTTCGAAGCAATCGAGAGCCTCCTCAAAAGTTAGCAAGTGCGACGTCTCAGTCCATTTCTCTTGATTCCTGGGGGATCTGTTGCAGTTTTCTTTTTGGATATAGGTTTTGTTTATCTTCATAATCTTTCATCTCTGAGATTGAAATGCTTTTCATTGGTTATCTTCTGTAATATTTCTACCTATCAAGAACCAGTAACTCAGTAGTGATGTATTTGATTCTTGCATTTTAGATTTCTGTATGCATAGTTTGTAGGGGATctcagatttaatttgctttctatTATTCTGTATgattatactaattttttttttcaaatattgaGTTGAGTTTGAATCTGAATGTGAAAACGACTATATTTTAAAGGGATACATTATTCacttttgtttttcctttttatctAATTTTCCTTTCTTCCCTGAATTGTTTTAACAAATTCCTTATCTTAAAACTACTTGGGTGATAGTGTTCTGTAAGTCGTGGGTCTTTCCCTTCTCCAGACTACAGAGCAAggcctatttttttattttttttaaagaatgattctccaattaatgatttttcaattaattttttttttcttaatagaTAAGTAATTGtcaatctaatattaaatttaattaagaaataaaaataacaaatatgcTTGATGTGTTCATTAATTAGGCTAAGGATTTTAGTGATAGAGTTGGATATTTCACCAGTAGCTATGTTGCTAACGAGTAGACTTAAGTGAAGAGCAAGAACAGATATATGGTTTATTTCATATTGTGTAGTCCATACAAGGAAAGAGAGAACCACTATATATAGATTTACATGGGGAGGGTATTTTGGTATTTTCATCCTAAGTTTGTTAAGAAAGCGATCTAGTACGCGAGGTGGAGCAGATACGTCAACAGTTGTCGGGCTTTTGTCGTGTGTCCAGCGCTGTAAAATTCCTGCCCAGTCGAGACCTCCAGTGCTGGAAACCTTCGTGGTAGAAATGCCATTGATTGACCAAAAACGCCTTCACTGGGTAAGAACTTCTCGAGGGACGTTAACTGAGGTGGCCTTCCTCTGCTTCTTTCCAGCTCTGGAACTTCGACCTATGTATtagcatattttactcctcatcagctactcccctaGTCCGATTGAGTATCTCCATGTTATGCTCAATGGTGATTTCTTCCTCTTCTGTTGGCCAGCTCTGTGATTAGTCTGGGGTGATAGCATTAAATGCTTGTCAGCTTTATGGGCCCGAGCTCCCGTTTATAAGCTTCTtttccagaaaaaaaaaaaaaaaaaaacgcctTTTCGAATCCAtcctttttttgaaattttcacgTGTCACCATCAGGCTTTGCCTAGAAACCCTCGATCACCATGCCTCCCTGGCCTAGAAACCCTCGATCACCACCTCTCATACTTCTCCTGTGAGTTTTATGCTACCGCCATTCTTCTGAAGAATCCTTGAAGTTTACCGGAATCGACTTACCTCTTCCCTGCCCTCGCGACCTAATTTAGGTACTTTCCTCGATCCTTGCCTTTTCGCTTCTCAGGTGTAAGAACCGTCATCGCGCTTTGTTGGATTTTCAAGTGTTAGAAAATGTCTTCGCATTCAGTCCCCTTATCTATCCATTCTATATTTGTATTATCAGAGAAAGTAAGCAAAAGCTGTTTATCGCAGTGGATCCCAATGGCATTCACAGTGGAGCTCTACATCAGATGTAAGCCCATTGTGATCTACGCCTAAAATATTGTTTGTGTATGCTTTTTGTTTTCTAACCTCTAAAATATTGTTGGTGTATAGTTTGTGTATTTGCATTTTGGCCTCCTGTTTCTCATTTTCATTTTGCTTACATTGATTTAGCTATTCTCATACGTAAATGATGTGGCTGATGTCCAATTATCTAACTCTAGTGCTGGAATCTGGAGAAGAGACATACTTCCCTGCTCTTCGTGTTGGCGGATCGAACAGGAACCCAATGAAAATCTGATTTCAAACAATAGACCGAACATTATATGATTCCAGAAAATCTGATTTTAGAAAATATGATTTCAAACAATAGACTGAAAATCTTATTTCAAAcaacaaatttcaaaatttgatttcAACACCAATTAGCAAACATATAATTGCAAGCAATAGACCGAACATATAAAACTCTGATTTCAAACTCTTAAGTCTAAACTCTGATTTTCAACACCAAATATCATCAGAACTTGCTGTTGTCGCCGGAAGGACCTTGCTGCTGTAGCCGCGCCGACAGCTGACGTTGCTTCTGTAGCCGCACCGGAAGAGCGGATGGACCGCACGGAAGGGTCTGCTGTATTCGCGCCGGAAGCTGATGAATGCTGGAAGTTGAATTTGGAAGAAGAGAGTGGCGCACACCACAGGTTTCTCAAAGTTTCAACAATAAAATCTCAacttagtttttagggttttggatttttaaattataattataattgacATGTTGAAATCAGGGAAACTGCATCCGAACCtaaaattttcgatttttaaaTGTAGAAATCGAACCGCAAACCGCATCAACACCTACAAAACCGCACCGCATCGACATGGCGCGACTCGGTTCGATTTTACAGTGGTCGAATATATTGAGGCTTGAGCATtagtggatttttaaaaaaatgctcaaTCAGTAATAGTCAATTGTTCGACTcgtttctctcaaaaaaaaaaaaatttgttcgACTCGTAGTAATCAAGCATATCGAGCAAAGTGCGATTCCAATAACATCAAACAATGAAATGGACTTTCGAATCTATTTAAATAAGTGCAATTTTGTCCTTTTTgactaatttttatatttttcttttataacgattttttttatcaatgcGAGTGGATAAAAAATCTACCATTAATCTTTTTTCTTCTCGGTATCTCTTTATCTACAATATTATCACACTCGTAATTCAAAAAATGAGCCTCTTTCTCACAACTCAACTTATTTCcaatattactcattaaaaaGTAGGTCCCATTTTTTCAAGAGGCACTCTCTCGTGCAACtggttgcaccgtgcaattaatttttgaatgatactacttcaatatacaaatgatactgaagatcttcaagtatcATCatttgtagtgtcattcgaaaatgttcaagtgttatttcccgaatgaagtagtgtTATTCTCAAAACTAATTCATGAGTATTTGTGTACTTCCAATCATCACACATTTATTAATACGACTGCAATCAAATATGATGTACACGTTGGCGTGACAGAGGAGATATCTTTAACAACTTGTCTACATATTCATATACACCCAAGCCCCTCTTGCCTCTTTAATcgttatcatttttatttttcaatataacTAATATAAACAATTTGGCCCACCTACACGAACTAGTCCCCCACCCCTTCATAACTACGACAATACGATTTTTAAGTTGCATTGTTTtgaaaagaataaaaacaaataatttgTGCAAGTGTATATCGTCACAGAAACATCAAGAAGCAGAAAGTTTTAAAAACAGCTGCATTTCAGCCCTATTGGGGTATAAGATGACAATTCCACCTTTTGTAGTGTGGGTGAAGGAGGTCCACCTAATTTCCTGGCTGCAAACGCATATTGTTGTTCGTGGCTCGACCGTAATAGggatatactccttccgtcccatttcaaatactccttccgtcccacgaagcatgacacagttgtcgttttggtctgtcccacgaagcatggcACATTTctaaaaatggtaaaaaaatttaccctttattcacattttcactttttcacctaccacacttaacacacaatataccaatttcttaattcccgtaccgaaaagaagtgtgtcatgcttcatgggacggagggagtatcttaaAACTATAGAATATTCCGTCCCATTTCAATTTGAAATGGGATGGAGCGAGTAATAAACATACTAAATTTCATAAACAAGTCACTTCTTATATTGGTATAGATAAGTTCCATAACACAAGTAAACCAGAGAAGAAAGACTCGCCGAAAAATAGGAATACAACCGCTGTCAAGTGTCGAcatagatatattaaaaaaaaaaagtgtcgATATAGATGATGTGATTATAATGAGAACTGCATTTTTCGTGAATATGTGAGAGCAATGTATCCGCAgtcaaaattaatgcattcgaaaaaaacaaaattttcgctcccttcaAAATTCGAACCCAACCCAAGTGATGCATTCCAAAAATAATGCATGCAAATCAGACAGAAAACTCTCCCGCATTTTGGAAATGTCACAAAACAAGGATCAAAGGATTCAAAGCTGTTTGGGAACAGTGAGTTCGATGATACCATTTCGAAAGAATTTCAAGACACTTCGTCTGATCCCACGAAAACAACAGCGGGTGTTGCAAAGGACTCAAAAAACTAATTAGGTATGAGATTGCATTCCAAAATCTGTATCTTCTATACAAATGAATCCATGCAATCATGTTCTTTACATCTAACTACAACACAAAACCTTCAACACGACAACCCAGTGATTGTTTGTAAAAGAGGGGGATCGAAGTTTCACTGTAGGAGACAGACAAGACAATAATCAGAGTTCAGGACACGAACCTGCTAAAGACGAACAAACCATGGGTAGC
It contains:
- the LOC130994810 gene encoding beta-adaptin-like protein C, yielding MSGHDSKYFSTTKKGEIPELKEELNSQYKDKRKDAVKKVIAAMTVGKDVSSLFTDVVNCMQTENLELKKLVYLYLINYAKSQPDLAILAVNTFVKDSQDPNPLIRALAVRTMGCIRVDKITEYLCDPLQRCLKDDDPYVRKTAAICVAKLYDINAELVEDRGFLDALKDLISDNNPMVVANAVASLAEIQEHSSRPIFEITSHTLSKLLTALNECTEWGQVFILDALSKYKAVDAREAENIVERVTPRLQHANCAVVLSAVKMILLQMELITSTDVVRNLCKKMAPPLVTLLSAEPEIQYVALRNINLIVQKRPTILAHEIKVFFCKYNDPIYVKMEKLEIMIKLASDRNIDQVLLEFKEYATEVDVDFVRKAVRAIGRCAIKLERAAERCISVLLELIKIKVNYVVQEAIIVIKDIFRRYPNTYESIIATLCESLDTLDEPEAKASMIWIIGEYAERIDNADELLESFLETFPEEPPQVQLQLLTATVKLFLKKPTEGPQQMIQVVLNNATVETDNPDLRDRAYIYWRLLSTDPEAAKDVVLAEKPVISDDSNQLDPSLLDELLANIATLSSVYHKPPDAFVTRVKTIQKTEEEEYPDGEGGYSESPAHAAATGASPPQTTSNAQASAGRSQAAAPAPVPDLLDLMGMDNSSAIVAADPTTPAGPPLPVVLPAATSQGLQINAQLIRRDGQIFYSMLLENNSQVPLDGFMIQFNKNTFGLAAGGPLQVPQIQPGTSASTLLPMVLFQNVSPGPPNSLLQVAVKNNQQPVWYFNDKIPLSVLFAEDGRMERSSFLETWKSLPDSNEISKDFPTVVMTSVEATLDRLAASNMFFIAKRKHSNQDVLYLSAKIPRGIPFLIELTAAIGVPGLKCAIKTTGPEMAPLFFEAIESLLKS